The following are from one region of the Corylus avellana chromosome ca1, CavTom2PMs-1.0 genome:
- the LOC132167981 gene encoding uncharacterized protein LOC132167981, producing MEIEHFSHEHLLSLSEKKREDEVLCKACNIYCVGPTFSCRESCGFGLHESCAKLPQELHNPLHPHALSLHPQYGKFKCNACAQDCSGFTFRFDKCDVNLDLTCAFIRPAIEEREEPNGTHFSHHQHPLLLLEKIPAYRINCRVCGTYCSDPTYGCFPCRFFLHRSCFERKLPQETQHFYHPCPLILYTTGPDKSSPCRACRQLFPRGAFYYGCSRCHFVMDIDCTLLPTTQSKSDQEEILHFLHGHPLSLSKIKADHKVHCYVCGKGCTDPTYACGRRYCKYVYFHKSCLELPQEIICHPFHPHHPLTLELLQYGGRCNACRKDIRFNNSAYVCQCNNCRFFLHIECSVIMPAIKFEGHDHLLQFRDKIENIPYIGEKCRVCNLSCESYAFSCLYCDFNLHLMCGPLPYSINHKCHIDPIVFTSSPVEDEEDCKSDEFYCDACEEEIRDTLLPIYYCKECPFVAEISCVISEVVSLLKGEHGDVELRNLSGQFGKLIREKEEQLIKPALTLYDILKSLSEEENEELSSALRARGRETITTEEILCNDHDEVFWVSDKAYTEFMKFLDIGTEIPTEFRDGVEVFKISNFMFRYRQPPEEEVVNIGDYMVTRKLAPILKGLLSKHGDVSAESKLSPRVKLHLFHMLCESIYSMINTRVVDITKDDLLKWWTSLKTSQFAGFRIQFAFDHLKRVAHAHFGLYVEKQETNALDKLDRDIKKLYKDIEALKGKRERISSVKSSLIEECLREASVMRQGKAGVGLL from the exons ATGGAGATTGAGCATTTCAGTCACGAGCATCTGTTATCGCTGagtgaaaagaagagagaagatgagGTTTTATGCAAAGCATGCAATATATATTGCGTTGGTCCGACCTTCAGTTGCAGGGAATCATGTGGGTTCGGCCTGCACGAATCATGTGCAAAGCTACCGCAGGAGTTGCACAACCCCCTTCACCCACACGCTCTTTCCCTACACCCACAATACGGCAAGTTTAAGTGTAATGCTTGTGCCCAGGATTGCTCGGGCTTCACCTTCCGCTTCGACAAGTGCGACGTCAATCTTGATCTTACTTGTGCTTTTATAAGGCCAGCGATAGAAGAAAGGGAGGAGCCAAATGGTACACATTTTAGCCACCACCAGCATCCATTGCTGCTCTTGGAGAAGATCCCTGCCTACCGCATTAACTGCCGCGTATGTGGAACATACTGCTCCGACCCGACCTATGGTTGCTTCCCATGTCGTTTCTTTCTCCATCGGTCGTGTTTTGAGCGGAAGTTGCCGCAAGAGACCCAACACTTCTATCATCCCTGCCCTCTCATTTTGTACACTACTGGCCCAGATAAATCTTCTCCTTGCAGAGCTTGTCGCCAATTATTTCCCAGGGGAGCCTTTTACTATGGCTGTAGTCGGTGCCATTTTGTGATGGATATTGATTGTACTCTATTGCCCACTACCCAATCTAAAAGTGATCAAGAAGAGATTCTCCATTTCCTCCATGGGCATCCACTGTCACTCTCTAAGATCAAGGCTGATCACAAGGTCCATTGCTATGTTTGTGGGAAAGGCTGTACGGATCCTACCTATGCTTGTGGCAGACGTTACTGTAAGTACGTTTACTTTCACAAATCATGCCTTGAGTTGCCACAAGAGATCATCTGCCATCCCTTTCATCCACACCACCCTCTCACCCTAGAACTACTGCAGTATGGTGGGCGATGCAATGCCTGTCGCAAGGATATCCGCTTCAACAACTCTGCCTACGTTTGTCAGTGTAACAATTGCAGATTTTTCTTGCACATAGAATGCAGTGTGATAATGCCTGCCATAAAATTCGAAGGCCACGATCACCTTCTACAATTCAGGGACAAGATAGAGAATATACCCTATATAGGTGAAAAGTGCAGAGTTTGCAATTTATCTTGTGAATCATATGCTTTTAGTTGTCTGTATTGTGACTTCAATCTTCATCTAATGTGTGGTCCATTACCGTATAGTATTAACCATAAATGCCACATAGATCCCATTGTCTTTACAAGTTCTCCCGTTGAAGATGAAGAGGATTGCAAGTCGGACGAATTCTATTGTGATGCTTGTGAGGAAGAAATTAGAGACACATTATTACCCATTTATTATTGCAAGGAATGTCCTTTTGTTGCTGAAATTTCTTGCGTCATCTCTGAG GTGGTGTCATTACTAAAGGGAGAGCATGGAGATGTGGAGCTGAGGAATCTTTCTGGACAGTTTGGAAAGTTGATTCGTGAGAAAGAAGAACAACTGATCAAGCCGGCTTTAACCTTGTATGATattttgaaatctttgagtgaaGAGGAGAATGAGGAATTGAGTAGTGCTCTAAGGGCTAGAGGGAGGGAAACAATTACTACAGAAGAGATATTATGTAATGACCATGATGAAGTTTTTTGGGTTTCTGACAAGGCTTACACAGAGTTCATGAAATTTCTTGATATTGGAACAGAGATTCCTACAGAATTTCGAGATGGAGTGGAAGTTTTTAAGATTTCGAATTTCATGTTTAGGTATAGGCAACCTCCTGAAGAAGAGGTTGTCAATATTGGGGATTACATGGTTACTCGAAAGCTGGCACCTATCCTAAAGGGGTTGCTTTCCAAACATGGGGATGTTAGTGCCGAGTCCAAGTTAAGTCCAAGAGTGAAACTTCACCTCTTCCACATGTTATGTGAGAGCATATATAGCATGATAAATACCAGAGTTGTGGATATCACCAAAGATGATCTTCTCAAATGGTGGACAAGCTTGAAAACCTCACAATTCGCAGGATTTAGAATTCAATTTGCCTTTGATCATTTGAAGAGAGTTGCACATGCTCATTTTGGTCTTTATGTTGAAAAGCAAGAAACCAATGCTCTAGATAAACTCGATAGAGATATCAAGAAGCTTTATAAAGATATCGAGGCACTGAAAGGAAAACGTGAGCGCATATCATCCGTAAAATCCAGCTTAATCGAGGAATGCTTGAGAGAGGCTTCGGTAATGAGGCAAGGGAAAGCAGGTGTTGGACTACTATAG
- the LOC132166499 gene encoding uncharacterized protein LOC132166499: MEIDHFSDHQHLLSLSDKERDDYVLCDACDEYCVGPTYTCSSEYYCDFALHESCAKLPQELRKPLLHPHPLARVHPKSKYGKFECNACSKICRGFTFRCEKCDINFDLKCAFVGPVLEEREEAVAVGTFSHHQHPLVLFEKIPAHRIKCRVCGKYCSDPAYACFPCRFFLHPSCFDRSLPQEIQHFYHPCPLTLYTTGPDKSSPCRACRQFWPRGGFYYGCSRCDFVMDIDCTLLPSTTQSKSDYQEEILHFLHGHPLSLISKIKADDKVINCYVCGKGCTDPTYACGCGRGGHCNRVYIHQSCLELTQDILDHSHPYHPLILKPMEDSAQCNACRKDINWNRKGNNFAYVCESNNCSFCLHIECSVIMPAVISDEGHDHLLQFRDNIVDDETIKCSACKSTCHESYSFRCLDLDCDFNLHHTCGPLPYTIQHKCHIDPLTLTHSLAEHENQRNDEFYCDACEEEIEDPLLPIYYCAECHFVAEISCVISEVISSLNEEYGKVELRNPLGQFGKVITKDTLKKMMQKKDKEQLKPTLTWKEFLSTLSVVEDISLRKTIREKTIAEKIEAYDHEEIIMFSDKAYTQFMEFLNHSKVSHNRFPYDWDVGSHTKEEVINVGEYMTTHRMRNIKVVDITDDMLLGWWRCLETLQFAGFKIEFAFDHLKRITHAHFGLYVEKQVDNVVDQLDRDIKGLTRKLERIKSAKSAKSSIIEECLREATVLRKGKAVTSRLL, translated from the exons ATGGAGATTGATCATTTCAGTGATCACCAGCATCTGTTATCGCTGAGTGACAAGGAGAGAGATGATTATGTTTTATGCGACGCATGCGATGAATATTGCGTTGGTCCGACCTACACTTGCAGCAGTGAATATTATTGTGACTTCGCCTTGCACGAATCATGTGCAAAGCTACCGCAGGAGTTGCGCAAACCACTTCTTCACCCACACCCTCTTGCCCGAGTACACCCAAAATCAAAATACGGCAAGTTTGAGTGTAATGCTTGTAGCAAAATTTGCAGGGGCTTCACCTTCCGCTGCGAAAAGTGCGACATCAACTTTGATCTTAAGTGCGCTTTTGTAGGGCCAGTGCTAGAAGAAAGGGAGGAGGCAGTTGCTGTTGGTACTTTTAGCCACCACCAGCACCCATTGGTTCTCTTCGAGAAGATTCCTGCCCATCGCATTAAATGCCGCGTATGTGGAAAATACTGCTCGGACCCGGCTTATGCCTGCTTCCCATGTCGCTTCTTTCTCCATCCATCGTGTTTTGATCGAAGCTTGCCCCAAGAGATCCAACACTTCTATCATCCCTGCCCTCTCACCTTGTACACTACTGGCCCAGATAAATCTTCTCCTTGCAGAGCTTGTCGACAATTCTGGCCCAGGGGAGGCTTTTACTATGGCTGTAGTCGGTGCGATTTTGTGATGGATATTGATTGCACTCTATTGCCCAGTACTACCCAATCTAAAAGTGATTATCAAGAAGAGATTCTCCATTTCCTCCACGGGCATCCACTGTCACTAATCTCGAAGATCAAGGCTGATGACAAAGTGATCAATTGCTATGTATGTGGGAAAGGCTGTACGGATCCGACCTATGCTTGTGGTTGTGGCCGCGGAGGTCACTGTAACCGCGTTTACATTCACCAATCATGCCTTGAATTGACGCAAGACATTTTAGATCACTCTCATCCATACCACCCTCTCATCCTAAAACCCATGGAGGATAGTGCTCAATGCAATGCCTGTCGCAAGGATATTAACTGGAACCGCAAAGGGAACAACTTCGCCTACGTTTGTGAGAGTAACAATTGCAGCTTTTGCTTGCACATAGAATGCAGTGTCATAATGCCTGCCGTTATATCAGACGAAGGGCACGACCACCTTCTGCAATTTAGGGACAATATAGTTGATGATGAAACGATCAAGTGCAGCGCTTGCAAATCCACTTGTCATGAATCATACTCTTTCAGATGTCTAGATCTGGATTGTGACTTCAATCTCCATCATACGTGTGGTCCATTACCATATACCATTCAGCACAAATGCCACATCGATCCCCTTACCCTCACGCATTCTCTTGCTGAACATGAAAATCAGAGAAACGATGAATTCTATTGCGATGCTTgtgaggaagaaattgaagacccattattaccCATTTATTACTGCGCGGAATGCCATTTTGTTGCTGAAATTTCTTGCGTCATCTCTGAG GTAATATCATCTCTAAACGAAGAATATGGGAAGGTAGAGTTGAGGAATCCTCTTGGACAGTTTGGTAAGGTTATTACCAAAGACACGTTAAAAAAGATGATgcaaaagaaagataaagaacAACTCAAGCCGACTTTAACTTGGAAAGAATTTTTAAGCACTTTGAGTGTAGTCGAGGATATATCCTTAAGGAAAACAATTAGAGAAAAAACTATTGCTGAGAAGATAGAAGCTTATGACCATGAGGAAATTATAATGTTTTCTGACAAGGCTTATACACAATTTATGGAGTTTCTTAATCATTCTAAGGTTTCGCATAACAGGTTTCCTTATGATTGGGATGTTGGTTCTCATACAAAAGAAGAGGTTATCAATGTTGGAGAGTACATGACTACTC ATCGCATGAGAAACATCAAGGTTGTGGATATCACTGATGATATGCTTCTCGGTTGGTGGAGATGCTTGGAAACCTTGCAATTTGCAGGATTTAAAATTGAGTTTGCCTTTGATCATTTGAAGAGAATTACACATGCTCATTTTGGTCTTTATGTTGAAAAGCAAGTAGACAATGTTGTTGATCAACTTGATAGAGATATTAAGGGACTTACAAGGAAACTCGAGCGCATAAAGTCTGCAAAATCTGCAAAATCCAGCATTATTGAGGAATGCTTAAGAGAGGCTACAGTATTGCGAAAAGGTAAAGCAGTTACGTCTAGGCTACTATAG